From Streptomyces sp. NBC_01551:
CGGCAAATGCGGGGCGGGTTGTGAGCACAGCGACACCATGTGACCGCATCCTGTGCCCAACTCCCGGCAATTGTCTGTCGAAACGTTATGAACGAGAAGGGCGGACCGTGTCTTAGGACACAGCCCGCCCCTCTCACGTTGTGAAGAACTGGTGCTGCTTGCGTGGGGCCACTTGAGTCACGTGGCCTGAATCGTGTTACTTGAGTCGGGCCATGAGGGCGTGCTCGACGAGAGTGATGAGCGCGCTCTTGGCGTCCGCCCTGTGGCGGGCGTCGGTGGTGATGATCGGGGCGTCCGGGCCGATCTGCAGCGCCTCGCGCACCTCTTCGGGGGTGTACGGCTGGTACCCCTCGAAACCGTTGAGTGCCACGACGAACGGCAGCCCGCTGTTCTCGAAGTAGTCGACGGCGGGGAAGCAGTCGGCGAGACGGCGGGTGTCGACCAGGACGATCGCACCGATGGCACCGCGGACGAGGTCGTCCCACATGAACCAGAAGCGGTCCTGACCGGGGGTACCGAAGAGGTACAGGATCAGGTCCTGGTCCAGGGTGATGCGACCGAAGTCCATGGCGACCGTGGTGGTCGTCTTGTCCCCGGTGTGGGTCAGGTCGTCGATGCCGGCGCTCGCGGACGTCATCACGGCCTCGGTGCGCAGCGGGTTGATCTCGGAGACCGCGCCGACGAACGTGGTCTTGCCCACGCCGAAGCCGCCGGCCACCACGATCTTCGCGGAGGTGGTGGAGCGAGGAGCCGCTCCGCCGTTAGAGCTTGCGAAGTCCACTGAGAACCCTCTCGAGCAGCGTTACGTCCGGCGTGCCGCCGGCCTCTCCATTGCCCGGCTGGTGGATGGCCACCATTCCGGCCTCGGCCAGGTCGGCCACGAGGATCCGGGCGACACCGAGCGGCATCGACAGCAGTGCGGAGACCTCCGCGACCGACTTGACCTCGCGGCACAGCGTGCAGATCCGCTGGTGCTCCGGAAGCATGCCGGAGAGGTGCATCGGGTCGGCCGTGGTGCTGACCAGCGCCTCGATGGCGAGCTGGTAGCGCGGACGGGTCCGGCCACCGGTCATCGCGTACGGACGTACCAGCGGCTGGTCGCCTTCCGAGTACGACGAGTCGTACGCGTCGGAATAGGCGGGGGGCGGGGTCATTGATCCTCCGGGCTGGACAGCAGTGGTCAGCGTGCCGTCTGACGGGGCGGCCGGTGGGGGGACGGTATGACGGCCTGGCGGTGGTACTGGGTTCCGGGGTGGTTACCCCGGTCCCCCGGCCGGAAGTACCGTCCGGCCGGGAGATGGGCGGTCAGATGAGCAGGCTTCCCTGGAGCTCCGCGCGCAGGTCCGGGGTGAGGACACTGCCGGCGCGGTCCACGAGGAGGGCCATCTCGTAGCCGACGAGGCCGATGTCGCACTCGGGGTGCGCCAGTACGGCCAGGGAGGATCCGTCGGACACGGACATCAGGAAGAGGAACCCGCGGTCCATCTCCACCACCGTCTGGTTGACGGCGCCGCCCTCGAAGATGCGGGAGGCTCCGGCCGTGAGCGACGTCAGACCGGAGGCCACGGCCGCCAGCTGATCGGCGCGGTCACGCGGGAACCCCTCGGACATCGCCAGAAGGAGGCCGTCGGCGGAAACCACCACCGTGTGGGACACCCCTGGGGTGTTGTCCACGAAGTTGGTGATCAACCAGTTCAGGTTCTGTGCCGCCTGGCTCATCGAACTCAACTATCGCTCCTGCTGGTATGTGGGGTCGATGTGGTAACTGCCGGTGGCCGGGCCGCTGTTGCCTGCCTGGCGTCCCTGCTGGATACCGCGTCGGAGGTTGGTCAGACGGCCACGGACGTCGTCCGGGGCACGCGAGACCTGCGGACCGGGCTGGGCGTCGGCCTGCTGTTGTGCGGTGCCGGCGACGAGGTTGGCCCGCGGCACGCGCCGCGGCAGTCCGGAGGTGGTGATTCCGCCGGCGGCGGGCTGGCGCACGCGCTCGGCCTGCCGCATCAGCTCGTCGTTCGGCGAGGACCGCCAGCTTACGGTCGGCGTGCTGCCGGTCGTCGCCGGGGCGGACTCCGCCGGCAGCTCCATGCCGCGCGTGGGCAGCGGCTGCTGGATGCGCTGCGGTGCACCGGGGATCTGGTGCTGCGGCCGCGGCTGCTGGGGTACGGCCGGTGCCTGCGCGGGGGGCTGCTGTTCGGCGCCCTCCTCGCGGAACCAGTTCGACTCCAGCGTGTCGAAGATCGGGCTGCGCGCCTCACCGGGACCCTGGGCCGGCGGCAGCGCCTCCGGCTGGTGGGCCTGCGGCAGCTGCGGGGTCTCCGGGCGCGAGGCCGGTACGGGGGCGTAGGCGCCGCCGGACTGCGGAGCCTGCCCCTGCTGACCGCCGGGGCCGCCTACACCGGGACCGCCGGGCCGGGTGGCCGGGTAGTCCGGGCGGGCGAACTGGCCGGTCGACGCCGGGTCGGCGCCGCCGCGCAGCTCCGGGCGCTCGAACTGCCCGGTGCCGGACGGGCTCAGCGAGCCGCCGCGCACGTCGGGACGCTCGAACTGGCCCGTCGAACCGCTGTCGTACGCGGCCGGGGGCTGCGGGGCGTTGAAGTCCGGGCGGGCGAACTCCGCCGTGGAGCCGGGGCCCGACAGCTCGTCGTGGCCGCGCGGGACCTCCTGGCCGCCCTGGCCGGCGCCCCAGCTGGTGGCCTGCGGCATCCCGCCGGGAGCGGCACCCGCACCCGGCAGTTCCGGACGCGGTGCGCCACCGCGCGGCGGCAGCTGCGGCCGGGGGCCGCGCTGGGCCGGCGCCGGGGGCGCCGACTGCTGCTGGGACTGGGGCTGCTGAGCCTGAGCCTGCTGGGGCTGCTGCTGGGGAGCCTGGGGCCGCTCGAAGCCGTTGCCCTGCGGGAACCCGGAGGGACCGCCGGCCGAGGGAGCCGAGGGGGCGCCCGTCGGACGGGGCTGCGGACCGCGGCCCGCCAGCGGAGCGCCGGAACCGAAGGAACCCTGGCCCTGGCCCTGGCCGGTGGGCGCGCCGGGGCCGCCCTGCGGACGGGCGGAGGGACCGCCCGGCTGCTGGGGCCGGCCACCCTGCTGACGCTGCTGGCCGTTGCCGCCGTTGCCGCCGCCCGAGCCGTCCCGACCCGGCAGCGCTGCCCGCTGCCCGCCGCCGGAGACCTGGCCGCGCTGCGGGGCGCCGCCCACGGGGGGACGACCGGCGCCGCCGGGCACGGAACCCTGGGCGGAGGGGGCACCCTGCGCACCGGGGCCGCCCTGGCCGCCCTGACCCGGCATCGGACCCGGCTTCTTGCCGCCCTGGGCGACGTCCACCGGGAGCATGACGAGGGCCGTCGTACCGCCCGAGTCGGACGGGCGCAGCTGGATGCGGATGCCGTGTCGCAGGGACAGGCGGCCGACCACGAACAGGCCCATGCGGCGGGAGACGGAGACGTCCACGGTCGGCGGCGACGCGAGCCGCTCGTTGATCGCGGCGAGGTCCTCGGGGGAGAGGCCGATGCCGGTGTCGTGGATCTCGACGAGCACGCGGCCGTCCGGCAGCGCGTGACCGGTGACCTTGACCTTGGTCTGCGGTGAGGAGAACGAGGTGGCGTTCTCCAGCAGCTCGGCGAGGAGGTGCACGAGGTCGTTGACGACGCGGCCGGCGACGTCGGTGCCGGGCACCGACGCGAGTTCGATGCGCTCGTACTGCTCCACCTCGGACGCCGCGGCGCGGAGCACGTCGACGAGCGGGACGGGGCGGGTCCACCGGCGGCCCGGCTCCTCGCCCGCGAGGACGAGGAGGTTTTCGCCGTTACGGCGCATGCGGGTCGCGAGGTGGTCGAGCTTGAAGAGCGAGGACAGCTGGTCCGGGTCGGCCTCGCGGGACTCCAGCTCGGAGATGAGCGAGAGCTGACGCTGGATGAGGCCCTGCGAGCGGCGCGAGAGGTTGGTGAACATCGCGTTGACGTTGCCCCGCAGGAGGGCCTGCTCGGCGGCGAGGCGGACGGCCTCGCGGTGCACGTCGTCGAAGGCCGCGGCCACCTGGCCGATCTCGTCGCGGGTGTGCAGACCGACCGACTCCACGGACGTGTCGACGTCCTGCGGGTCGGACTCGGAGAGCTGCTTGACGAGCTCGGGCAGACGGTCCTGGGCGACCCGGGTCGCGGTGTCCTGCAGGCGGCGCAGCGAGCGGATCATGGACCGGGCCATGACGAAGGCGCCGACGAGGGAGACGCCGAGGACGAGGAGGATCAGGGCACCGTTGATGATGGCGTCCTGCTGCGACTCGTTCTTGAGCTCGCGGGCCTTCTGCTCCATGTCCTCGAGCAGCGTGAGCTCGATGACCTTCATGGCCTGGAGCTTGTTGTCGTCGGCGTCGTACCAGTCGAGCCAGGAGCGGTTCTTCTCCTTGGCGAACTGGCCCTGGGTGCTCAGGACGCGGCGGGCGTAGTGGTCCGCCTGGCCGATCTCCGGGTTGCCGTCGCCGAGCGCCGCGAGGAGTTCCTCGGGCTTGCCCTGGTAGACGAGTTCGAAGGTCTTCTTGGACTGGCTCTCACCGCGGAGCGCGGAGAGGGCGTACAGCCGGTCGTTCTCCTCCAGCTTGCCGGCCTTGTCCGCGACCGACGGGTCGGGGAGCGAGGCGGCGATGATCGCGCGCTGGATCGAGGCGTACTCCTTGGCGGAGGAGAACGCCGCCAGGGCGCGGGTACGCTTGATCATCTCGGGGTTGGAGGTGGCCTGGGCCATGTCCTGCGAGAGCGAGAGCAGCGAGACGATCAGCGCGTTGTACTCGGTGACGGTCTGCTGGGCGCCGTTCTGGTACGCCTTCTTGCGGATGTCCTCGATGCCGGTGAGCTGGCGGCCGATCTGCAGGATGTTGTTGCGGATCGACTTGAGCGTCTCGTCCTTGTCCTCCGCGCTGTCGACCTTGTCGGTCGCGGCGGTGAAGGACCGGGCGGCCGCGTCCGTCTGCTCGCGGACGCCCTGGACGATGCTGTTGACCTTGCCCGACTTGTCGGCCGACAGCGGACCGGCGGAGTTGTCGCGCTCGGTCTGCAGCATGGCGGCCAGGTTGGTGGCCTGCCGGGTCATCGTCGTCAGCAGCTGCATGTGCTCCAGCTGTGCGATGTCATTGAGCGAGTCGTTGATACGGAAGCCACCGAGCGTGGTGGCCGCGACGACCGGCAGGGTCAGCAGCGACACCAGTCGCGTGCTGATGCGCCAGTTCTGCATGGCGAGACGGGAGCCGGGCCCACTGGGGGCCGTCGGTATCGCCACGTCCAGCTCGGCGGACTGGTCCTTGACCTTGTCCTTGCCGCTGCCCTTGGCCAAGCCCTTGGACTTGCCGCGACCCTTGGCCTTCACCGTGGTGGAGGCGTTGGGGCCCGCTCCTTCGGCAGCCGGCCCGCGGTTCTGGGCGTGCTGGGGCGAGGAGCCACGGTCGATCCCGCCGCGCGGCTCCTGCTCCGCCGCAGCGCTGCCATCCCTCTTGAATCGTCCCTGCACTAGCGTCGCAACCTCTGGACCAGGCGTCTCACCGGGCGACCGGTGGGACGGTGTCGAGTCGTGGGGCACTAACGGCCCCATGGTGGTCGTCGGTGACCGGCGCGTCTCCCTCTCCTTGCCACCGCGCTCGGCGCTGAGTCGCGCCACCTGCGCGCCGGCTGATTCCCGCGGCGGTCCCGCGAATTCCAGCACAGTGCCGGATCTCCAACAAGGTGCGCGTGTCGGCCTTGAGAGTCGGTGACGGCCTGTGACGGGAGTGCTACGCGATGTGGAAGCCCTTTCGGGGTAAACCGGACTTACGCCATCCAAACACCGCTGCTGGCAAGGTGTCCCAGTCGAGATGATCAGGAGCGGAATGGCTCATTCAGTGGCGCAATGTCCGTTTCTTCGGGTGGAATTGACTGTCCGTTATGACCGGTATGGGCGGTCACGGGTGAGCAAACTCACACGGCTGTGGCCATTACTTCCCGGTTCGGTGACGGATTTGGATGTTTAGCCTTGCCTCTTACGAGGTTGGCGACCGTTGACCGAACACCACGAGCGAGCCGAGGGCCCGAGACTCCGATGAAGACGACGATGATGTTCCGCAACATAGCCAACCCGCGCCGCACCACCCTCGCGCACCTGAAGGACGCCGAGGAGCTGCAGGCGGTGGAGGTCCAGGAGCACACCGTCGACCTGCCGGCCCAGACCGCGAACCCGCGCCGCACCACGCTGATGGACGCGCCGGTCGCCGCCGCCGCGCAGTAGGCCCTCCACACAAAGGAAGCGAAGCGCCGCTGCCCGCCGCGTTAGCCTGGAGTCCGCAGACTCCAGCCAGCGGAAATACAGAGGGGCAGACGCAACACGTGCGCATCGCCAGGTTCTCGATCGACGGCAATGTCGCGTTCGGGGCGGTCGAGGGCTCTGCCCCCGACGAGCTCGTCCTCGACATCATCAAGGGCATCCCGTTCGCGGACTTCGAGCTGTCCGGCACGAAGGTTCCGCTGAGCAAGGTCCGGCTGCTGCCGCCCGTGCTCCCGAACAAGGTCGTGGCCATCGGCCGCAACTACGCGGAGCACGCGGCGGAGCTGGGCAACGAGGTCCCCGAGGCTCCCATCACCTTCTTCAAGCCCTCCACCTCGGTGGTCGGCCCGGGCGACCCGATCACGTACCCCTCGTTCTCCCAGGACCTCCACCACGAGGCGGAGCTCGCCGTGGTCATCGGGCGCATGTGCCGCGAGGTCCCCAAGGAGCGCGTCAAGGACGTGATCCTCGGCTACACCTGCGCCAACGACGTCACCGCGCGCGATGTCCAGCAGCGCGAGAAGCAGTGGGCCCGGGCCAAGGGCTTCGACAGCTCCTGCCCCCTCGGCCCCTGGATCGAGACCGACCTCGACCCCGGCGACCTGACCATCCAGTGCACCGTCAACGGCGAACAGCGCCAGCTCGGCCGCACCAGCGACATGGTCCGCTCCATCGAGGACCTGATCGTCCACATCACCGAGGCCATGACGCTGCTCCCGGGCGACGTCATCCTCACGGGGACCCCGGCCGGAGTCGGCCCCCTCAACGTCGGCGACGAGGTCGCCGTCACCATCGAAGGCATCGGCACTCTCACCAACAAGGTGATCAAGCGTGGCTAACGCACCCGTCCGCGTCCGTTTCTGTCCCTCCCCGACTGGCAACCCCCACGTCGGCCTGGTCCGGACGGCTCTCTTCAACTGGGCGTTCGCCCGCCACCACGGCGGCACGTTCGTCTTCCGCATCGAGGACACCGACGCGGCGCGCGACTCCGAGGAGTCGTACGCCCAGCTGCTCGACTCGCTGCGCTGGCTCGGCTTCACCTGGGACGAGGGTCCCGAGGTGGGCGGCCCGCACGCCCCGTACCGCCAGTCCCAGCGCATGGACATCTACGCGGACGTCGCGAAGAAGCTCAAGGACGGCGGCTACGCGTACGACTGCTACTGCACCACCGAGGAGCTGGACGCGCGCCGCGCCGCCGCCCGCGCGGCCGGCAAGCCCTCCGGTTACGACGGCCACTGCCGCGAGCTGACCACCGTGCAGCTGGAGGCGTACCAGGGCGAGCACCGCTCCTCGATCGTCCGCTTCCGGATGCCCGACGAGCCGATCACCTTCACCGACCTGGTCCGCGGCGAGCTGACCTTCACCCCGGAGAACGTGCCGGACTTCGGCATCCTGCGGGCCAACGGCGCGCCGCTGTACACGCTCGTCAACCCCGTCGACGACGCGCTGATGGAGATCACGCACGTCCTGCGCGGCGAGGACCTGCTGTCCTCCACCCCGCGCCAGATCGCGCTCTACAAGGCGCTGATCGAGCTGGGCGTCGCCAAGGCGGTCCCCGAGTTCGGCCACCTGCCGTACGTCATGGGCGAGGGCAACAAGAAGCTCTCCAAGCGCGACCCGGAGTCCTCGCTCAACCTGTACCGCGAGCGCGGCTTCCTGCCCGAGGGCCTGCTGAACTACCTCTCGCTCCTCGGCTGGTCCTTCTCCAAGGACCAGGACATCTTCTCGATCGAGGAGATGGTGGCGAAGTTCGACATCCCGGACGTCAACGCCAACCCGGCGCGCTTCGACCTCAAGAAGGCCGAGGCCATCAACGCCGACCACATCCGGCTGCTGGACCCGAAGGCCTTCGCGGACGCCTGCACGCCGTGGCTGCGGGCCCCGCACGCCAACTGGGAGCCCGCGGACTTCGACGCCGAGGCCTGGGCGGCCATCGCGCCGTACGCCCAGACCCGCGTGACCGTCCTGTCGGACATCACCGCGAACGTTGACTTCCTGTTCCGCAAGGAGCCCGTCGAGGACCAGGCGTCCTGGGACAAGGCGATGAAGGGTGAGCCGGCGGCCCTGCTGACCAGCGTCCGCGCCCACCTGGACACGGCCGACTGGAACGACCCCGAGGCCCTCAAGCAGGCCGTCCTGACCGCCGGCGAGGCCCACGGCCTCAAGCTCGGCAAGGCGCAGGCCCCGGTCCGCGTGGCCGTCACCGGCCGCACGGTCGGTCTGCCGCTCTTCGAGTCCCTCCAGATCCTGGGCAAGGAGCGCTCCCTGGCCCGCATCGACGCGGCGCTGGCGAAGCTCGCCGCGTAGGCGTCACCCGTGTGTCCCGCAGGGGGCGGCGGCCGGAGATCCCCGGCCGCCGCCCCCTGCGGCGTTCTCGCGGGACGACGCTAGGGTCTGCGGAGATCGACTGCCCGTACGTGCGTACGCGCGTACCCGTACCGCCCGCTGTGCGAAGGACCCGACATGCCGATGACCGCCCCCGACTACGCCTGGCACTTCACGCCGGGCAACACCTTCTCCTACGAGGACGGCCCCACCGGCACCCTCGCGGTGGTCGACGGGGGCGAGCTGTGGCTGCCCTCCGGCCGCGTGGTGGCCTGCGACCCGTTCCTCTGCCTCGGCACGGGCGACATACCGCCGTTCACCGCCCGGGTGGCCCCGGGCCGCTACCGGGTGGAGGCCGCCATGGCCACGATCACCACGCCCGAGGAGCCCCCGTCGGACAGCCCGCACCTGCGGATCGCCGCCGTCCGCCTGGTGGTCGCGGACCGGCCGGCCGTGACCTGGGAGCCCGCCCTGCAGGAGGGCCAGGACCCGGCGACGCTGGAGGAGGACGAGTTCTTCGGCTACGGCGTCGACGCGGGCACGGGCTGCTTCTACGACGCCGCGGCCGACGACGCGTTCCCGGACTGCGAGGGCGACGAGGGGCCGCTCTGGGACGCCTTCGAGGCCACCGGGCACGAGCCCGGCCCCTACGTCGTGGCCGGCGAGGACGGCCACAACCTGGTCGCCTTCGGCTCCGGCTGGGGCGACGGCGCGTACCCGACCTGGGTGGGCCGTGACGCCGACGGCGAGATCACCTGCTTCGTCACCGATTTCTTCGTCGTGCCCCCGCGGGACGATCTCCCGGCGTAGCCTCGGCGGTATGCCGATCCGCGCCGTGCTGTGGGACATCGACGACACCCTGTTCGACTACACCGGGGCGGACCGGGCCGGGCTGGCGCGGCACCTGACGGTCGAGGGGCTCGCGGAGCGGTACGGCACCCCCGCCGAGGCGCTCGCCCTGTGGCGCCACCACACCGACCGGCACTGGGCGCGCTTCGGGGCCGGCGAGGTCACCTTCGAGGGCCAGCGCCGGGACCGGGTACGGGACTTCCTCGGCGCGCCGGACCTGACCGACGACGAGGCCGAGGAATGGTTCGGGCGGTACGTCGCGCACTACCGGGCCGCCTGGGTGGTGTTCCCCGACGTGGTGCCCGTACTGGACGCCCTGGCGGCCGGGTACCGGCACGGGGTGCTCTCCAACTCCTCCGTGGCCAACCAGGACCCGAAGCTGCGCGCCCTCGGGCTGCGCGAGCGCTTCGAGGTCCTGGTCTGCGCCGCCGAGCTGGGCGTCAGCAAGCCCGAGGCCGAGGCCTTCCTCGCCGCCTGCGAGGCGCTCGCGCTGCCGCCGCACGAGGTGGCGTACGTGGGTGACCAGCCGGAGATCGACGCGCGCGGCGCCCGTGACGCCGGGCTCACGGCGTTCTGGCTGGACCGCGCCGGAGGGCGCGGACCGGCTCCCTCCGGTGTGCACCGGATCGCCGGGCTCGCCCGGCTCCCGGAGCTGCTGGCCGGGGATACCCGTTTTGGAGCACGGTCAGGCATCCGGTAATGTTCTTTCTGCGCCGCCGGAGCGGGCCGAAAGGCCGGACACGGGGGCGCTAACCAAACGAAAGTACCGCAAGGGCTTGAGTTTTGGTGGGCTATAGTGTAATTGGCAACACGAGGGTTTCTGGTTCCCTTATTCTAGGTTCGAGTCCTGGTAGCCCAGCGCAGTGCAGTAGTAACGCAGTGCTTTGCCCCCGTTGTGTAGCGGCCTAGCACGCCGCCCTCTCAAGGCGGTAGCGCCGGTTCGAATCCGGTCGGGGGTACAGATCCTTCCCGCAAGATCTCCATTTGGGTAGCTCCCGGACGTCTTGATGCAGGATCGCTAGGGCCCCCGTTGTGTAGCGGCCTAGCACGCCGCCCTCTCAAGGCGGTAGCGCCGGTTCGAATCCGGTCGGGGGTACTGTGTCTAGCTGGTCTAGACCTTTGGGCTATAGTGTAATTGGCAACACGAGGGTTTCTGGTTCCCTTATTCTAGGTTCGAGTCCTGGTAGCCCAGCGTAGTACCGCAGTAACAGCTAGCCCCCGTTGTGTAGCGGCCTAGCACGCCGCCCTCTCAAGGCGGTAGCGCCGGTTCGAATCCGGTCGGGGGTACGCACGGAAGAGGCCTTTCGCGATCATCGCGGAAGGCCTCTTCGCTTTGTCCGGCCGGTGGCCCGGCGTACGGGCACGGCAAGTAAGTACGGGCCCGGAGGCGCGTGTTCGGACGTGTGCGGCGTCGTACGCGCCCCCGGACCCGGGGGTGTGTGGTGGGAAAGGGCCGTGCGGGTCAGCCGGAGCGGCGCAGGGCCTCCGTCAGGCGGGCGGCCGCGTCGATGACGGCCTGGGCGTGCATCCGCCCCGGGTGCCGGGTCAGGCGCTCGATCGGCCCGGAGACCGACACGGAGGCCACCACGCGGTTCGACGGCCCGCGCACCGGCGCCGAGACGGAGGCCACGCCGGGCTCCCGCTCGCCGATCGACTGCGCCCAGCCGCGGCGCCGTACGCCCGAGAGCGCCGTCGCCGTGAAGCGCGCGCCCTGCAGACCCCGGTGGAGCCGCTCGGGCTCCTCCCAGGCCATCAGGATCTGTGCTGCCGAACCGGCCTTCATCGGGAGCGTGGAGCCCACCGGCACGGTGTCGCGCAGACCCGACAGCCGCTCGGCCGCGGCCACGCAGATGCGCATGTCGCCCTGACGCCGGTAGAGCTGCGCGCTCTCGCCCGTCACGTCGCGGAGGTGGGTGAGCACCGGTCCGGCCGTGGCCAGCAGGCGGTCCTCGCCGGCCGCGGCGGCAAGCTCTGCCAGCCGCGGGCCGAGGATGAACCGGCCCTGCATGTCCCTCGCCACCATCCGGTGGTGTTCCAGTGCCACGGCGAGGCGATGTGCCGTGGGTCGTGCGAGCCCTGTCGCCGCGACCAGCCCGGCGAGGGTGGCCGGACCGGACTCCAGTGCGCTCAATACCAGAGCTGCCTTGTCGAGAACGCCGACGCCGCTAGAGTTGTCCATGAAACGATATTCACGTCTCACACTGTGAAACGCAAGTTCAATTTTTCCAAGAACCAGCGAGTCTGTATGTACGGGTCCACGAACCACTGGACCCGGGACGGTGAGCCGGAGGGAAAGCGATGGGTAGGACACTCGCGGAGAAGGTCTGGGACGACCATGTCGTCCGGCGCGCCGAGGGCGAGCCCGACCTCCTCTTCATCGATCTGCACCTGCTGCACGAGGTGACCAGCCCCCAGGCCTTCGAAGGTCTGCGGCAGGCCGGCCGCAAGGTCCGTCGCCTGGACCTCACCATCGCGACCGAGGACCACAACACCCCCACCATCGACATCGACAAGCCGATCGCCGACCCCGTCTCCCGCGCCCAGCTGGAGACGCTGCGGGCGAACTGCGCCGAGTTCGGCGTACGCCTGCACTCGCTGGGCGACGTCGAGCAGGGCGTCGTCCACGTCGTGGGACCGCAGCTGGGCCTGACCCAGCCGGGCACCACCGTGGTCTGCGGCGACTCGCACACCTCCACGCACGGCGCCTTCGGCGCGCTGGCCTTCGGCATCGGCACCAGTCAGGTCGAGCACGTGCTGGCCACCCAGACGCTGCCGCTGGCCCGCCCCAAGACGATGGCCATCACCGTCACCGGTGCGCTGGCCGAGGGCGTCACCGCCAAGGACCTGATCCTGGCCATCATCGCGAAGATCGGCACCGGCGGCGGCCAGGGCTACATCCTGGAATACCGCGGCGAGGCCATCGAGAAGCTCTCGATGGAAGCCCGCATGACCATCTGCAACATGTCGATCGAGGCCGGCGCCCGCGCGGGCATGATCGCCCCCGACCGGACCACCTTCGACTACCTGCGGGGCCGCGACCACGCCCCCGCGGGCGAGGACTGGGACGCGGCGGTCGCCTACTGGCAGACCCTGCGCACCGACGACGACGCCGTCTTCGACGCGGAGGTCGTCATCGACGGCGCCGCGCTGTCCCCGTTCGTCACCTGGGGCACCAACCCCGGCCAGGGCGCGCCGCTGTCGGCCAACGTCCCCGACCCCGCTTCGTACGAGGACGCTTCGGAGCGCCACGCCGCCGAAAAGGCCCTGGAATACATGGGGTTGACGGCCGGGCAGCCGCTGCGGGACATCACGGTTGACACCGTCTTCGTAGGTTCCTGCACCAACGGCCGCATCGAGGACCTGCGCGCCGTGGCCGGGATCATCGAGGGCCGCAAAGTCGCCGACGGCGTACGGATGCTGGTCGTCCCGGGCTCGGTCCGCGTCGCGCTCCAGGCCGTGGAAGAGGGCCTGGACAAGGTCTTCAAGGAGGCCGGCGCCGAATGGCGGCACGCGGGCTGCTCGATGTGTCTGGGCATGAACCCCGACCAACTGGCGCCCGGTGAGCGCTCCGCGTCCACCTCCAACCGCAACTTCGAGGGCCGGCAGGGCAAGGGCGGACGCACCCACCTGGTCTCCCCGCAGGTGGCCGCCGCCACCGCGGTGCTGGGCCATCTGGCCTCGCCCGCCGATCTGTCCGACGCCACCGCGACCGCCGGAGTCTGAACCATGGAAGCCTTCACCACCCACACCGGCCGGGCCGTCCCGCTGCGCCGCAGCAACGTCGACACCGACCAGATCATCCCGGCCCACTGGCTGAAGAAGATCACCCGCGACGGGTTCGAGGACGGGCTCTTCGAGGCCTGGCGCAAGGACCCGGAGTTCGTCACGAACCGCCCGGAGCGCGCGGGCGCGACCGTGCTGGTCGCGGGCCCCGACTTCGGCACCGGTTCCTCGCGCGAGCACGCCGTGTGGGCCCTGCAGAACTTCGGCTTCAAGACGGTCATCTCCTCCCGGTTCGCCGACATCTTCCGCGGCAACTCGCTGAAGAACGGTCTGCTGACCGTGGTCCTGCCGCAGGAGACCGTCGACCGGCTGTGGGAGCTGACCGAGGCCGACCCCACCGCCGAGATCACCGTCGACCTGGTCGCCCGCCAGGTCCGAGCGGAGGGCGTCGAGGCGGAGTTCGAGCTCGACGACAACGCCCGCTGGCGCCTGCTGGAGGGGCTGGACGACATCTCGCTCACCCTTCAGAACGAAGCGGACATCGCCACCTACGAAAGCGCCCGGCCCGCCTACAAGCCGCGTACGATTCGGGCCTGATTCCGGCCTGATCAGCGCTTATTCGCCCTTGGGTGATCACAATGCCGACGCTGTGCCCCCCACCTTCCGGTGGGGGGCACAGCTGTGTGTTGAGGCCCCGTGAGGCGACAACTCGCCCCAGATGGCACAATCTGTGCATGGAACGCGACAGTCAACTTGAGCTCTACGAACTCGTCGCGGACCGAT
This genomic window contains:
- the leuC gene encoding 3-isopropylmalate dehydratase large subunit, with protein sequence MGRTLAEKVWDDHVVRRAEGEPDLLFIDLHLLHEVTSPQAFEGLRQAGRKVRRLDLTIATEDHNTPTIDIDKPIADPVSRAQLETLRANCAEFGVRLHSLGDVEQGVVHVVGPQLGLTQPGTTVVCGDSHTSTHGAFGALAFGIGTSQVEHVLATQTLPLARPKTMAITVTGALAEGVTAKDLILAIIAKIGTGGGQGYILEYRGEAIEKLSMEARMTICNMSIEAGARAGMIAPDRTTFDYLRGRDHAPAGEDWDAAVAYWQTLRTDDDAVFDAEVVIDGAALSPFVTWGTNPGQGAPLSANVPDPASYEDASERHAAEKALEYMGLTAGQPLRDITVDTVFVGSCTNGRIEDLRAVAGIIEGRKVADGVRMLVVPGSVRVALQAVEEGLDKVFKEAGAEWRHAGCSMCLGMNPDQLAPGERSASTSNRNFEGRQGKGGRTHLVSPQVAAATAVLGHLASPADLSDATATAGV
- the leuD gene encoding 3-isopropylmalate dehydratase small subunit, translated to MEAFTTHTGRAVPLRRSNVDTDQIIPAHWLKKITRDGFEDGLFEAWRKDPEFVTNRPERAGATVLVAGPDFGTGSSREHAVWALQNFGFKTVISSRFADIFRGNSLKNGLLTVVLPQETVDRLWELTEADPTAEITVDLVARQVRAEGVEAEFELDDNARWRLLEGLDDISLTLQNEADIATYESARPAYKPRTIRA